A part of Melittangium boletus DSM 14713 genomic DNA contains:
- a CDS encoding GNAT family N-acetyltransferase, which yields MIRSATPEDVPAIARLIRALAEYEKLSHEVVLEQEALRRHLFGERPHAEVVLAEQGGQVVGFALFFHTYSTFLSRPSLYLEDLFVLPEHRGQGHGKGLLTHLARLAVERGCGRFEWSVLDWNAPAIAFYKSVGAVPMSDWTVFRVTGDALHRLAGRS from the coding sequence ATGATTCGCTCCGCCACCCCCGAGGACGTTCCCGCCATCGCCCGGCTCATCCGGGCGCTCGCCGAGTACGAGAAGCTCTCCCACGAAGTCGTGCTCGAGCAAGAGGCGCTGCGGCGGCACCTCTTCGGCGAGCGGCCCCACGCCGAGGTCGTCCTCGCCGAGCAAGGCGGACAGGTGGTGGGCTTCGCCCTGTTCTTCCACACGTACTCCACCTTCCTGTCCCGCCCGAGCCTCTACCTGGAGGATCTCTTCGTGCTGCCCGAGCACCGGGGCCAGGGCCATGGAAAGGGGCTGCTCACGCACCTGGCGCGGCTCGCCGTCGAGCGCGGCTGCGGGCGCTTCGAGTGGTCCGTGCTCGACTGGAACGCGCCCGCCATCGCGTTCTACAAGTCCGTCGGCGCGGTGCCGATGAGCGACTGGACCGTCTTCCGGGTCACCGGAGACGCCTTGCACCGGCTCGCGGGACGGAGCTGA